From Choloepus didactylus isolate mChoDid1 chromosome 19, mChoDid1.pri, whole genome shotgun sequence, one genomic window encodes:
- the STMN3 gene encoding stathmin-3, whose amino-acid sequence MASTVSAYKEKMKELSVLSLICSCFYSQPHPSTIYQYGDMEVKQLDKRASGQSFEVILKSPSDLSPESPVLSSPPKKKDVSLEELQRRLEAAEERRKTQEAQVLKQLAERREHEREVLHKALEENNNFSRLAEEKLNYKMELSKEIREAHLAALRERLREKELHAAEVRRNKEQREEVSG is encoded by the exons CCTACAAGGAGAAGATGAAGGAACTGTCCGTGCTATCCCTGATCTGCTCCTGCTTCTACTCGCAGCCACACCCCAGCACCATCTACCAGTATGGGG ACATGGAGGTGAAGCAGCTGGACAAGCGGGCCTCTGGCCAGAGCTTTGAGGTCATCCTCAAGTCCCCTTCCGACCTATCCCCAGAGAGCCCAGTGCTCTCCTCTCCCCCCAAGAAGAAGGATGTCTCCCTGGAAGAGCTGCAGAGGCGGCTGGAGGCGGCTGAGGAGCGGAGGAAG ACGCAGGAGGCGCAGGTGCTGAAGCAGCTGGCCGAGCGGCGCGAGCACGAGCGCGAGGTGCTGCACAAGGCGCTGGAGGAGAACAACAATTTCAGCCGCCTGGCGGAGGAGAAGCTCAACTACAAGATGGAGCTCAGCAAGGAGATCCGCGAGGCGCACCTGGCGGCGCTGCGCGAGCGGCTGCGCGAGAAG GAGCTGCACGCGGCCGAGGTGCGCAGGAACAAGGAGCAGCGGGAGGAGGTGTCCGGCTAG